A genomic region of Enterococcus sp. 12C11_DIV0727 contains the following coding sequences:
- a CDS encoding glycosyltransferase family 2 protein, whose product MKILSVVVPAYNSEDYLHRAVDSLLSGAGDVEIIIVNDGSTDKTEEIANQYQEAYPDTVKVVHQKNGGHGDAVTTGLYAATGRYFKVVDSDDWVNESAYQRVIKQLKQLTNNRQVDMLVTNYVYEKVGAFHKKRVTYKRAIPENKVFGWNETKLRQGNYLLVHSIIFKTDLLKRINLHLPRHTFYVDNLFVFEPMHYVKRIYYLNVDFYRYFIGREDQSVNENKMIEQIDQQLFVNKKMIELYSSNQVEDESCRQYLFQFLEIVTTVSSVLALKSNTEEDLWKKEMLWNYIEILDPDLYAQLRKRFLGALLSRKGFGIRYFVLRIYKTCQRIYGFN is encoded by the coding sequence ATGAAAATATTAAGTGTAGTTGTCCCAGCTTATAATTCAGAAGATTATCTGCATCGTGCTGTTGATTCGCTACTAAGTGGAGCCGGCGATGTAGAGATCATTATTGTGAATGATGGTTCAACGGATAAAACAGAAGAAATTGCCAATCAATATCAGGAAGCCTATCCAGATACAGTCAAAGTGGTTCATCAGAAAAATGGTGGACATGGAGACGCGGTAACAACTGGATTATATGCTGCTACGGGTCGTTATTTTAAAGTGGTAGATAGTGATGATTGGGTCAATGAATCAGCCTATCAACGCGTTATAAAACAATTAAAACAATTAACGAATAATCGACAAGTCGATATGTTGGTAACGAACTATGTTTATGAAAAAGTTGGAGCTTTCCACAAAAAACGAGTGACCTATAAACGAGCTATCCCGGAAAATAAAGTGTTTGGTTGGAATGAGACCAAACTTCGCCAAGGTAACTATTTATTAGTGCACTCGATTATCTTTAAGACAGATCTATTAAAACGGATCAATCTTCATTTACCTCGACATACTTTTTATGTCGATAACTTATTTGTTTTTGAGCCGATGCACTATGTTAAAAGAATTTATTATTTGAACGTTGATTTTTATCGTTATTTTATTGGTAGAGAAGATCAATCAGTGAATGAAAACAAAATGATTGAACAAATCGATCAGCAACTTTTTGTCAATAAAAAAATGATTGAACTATATAGCTCTAATCAGGTAGAAGATGAATCATGTCGACAGTATCTTTTCCAGTTTTTAGAAATCGTCACTACAGTTTCTTCTGTTTTGGCGTTGAAGAGTAATACCGAAGAGGATCTTTGGAAAAAAGAAATGTTATGGAACTATATAGAAATACTTGATCCTGATTTGTATGCTCAGTTAAGAAAGCGATTTTTAGGTGCTTTACTATCAAGAAAGGGCTTTGGTATTCGCTACTTTGTTTTGCGGATTTATAAAACGTGTCAAAGAATTTATGGGTTTAATTAG
- a CDS encoding CPBP family intramembrane glutamic endopeptidase has translation MGYVKKFFVLVGLFLVSQMGMFIFSFAKGASLAMGNAQLSLFAAIVLMLVIIGNIWLLVFLGGKLGFLNLKFDFFTKKNVGIILGGFVLARVIAIGGTLLLNTQGSETTANDAAIQMIFTGENPLLIILLLGISAPIMEEIVFRGGIIGYWLEKIPVVAIAISSIAFGLVHGPTNLISFLIYGLMGLIMSVAYYKTQRLEVSIAIHFLNNILAAIVIALGMV, from the coding sequence ATGGGATATGTTAAAAAGTTTTTTGTTTTAGTTGGGCTATTTTTAGTAAGCCAAATGGGGATGTTCATATTTAGTTTTGCTAAAGGAGCTTCCTTAGCGATGGGCAATGCCCAGTTATCATTGTTTGCAGCGATTGTACTGATGTTGGTAATTATTGGGAATATTTGGCTGCTGGTGTTTTTAGGGGGAAAGTTAGGTTTTTTAAACTTAAAATTTGATTTTTTTACTAAGAAAAATGTTGGGATTATTTTAGGCGGCTTTGTTTTAGCACGAGTGATTGCAATTGGAGGAACACTTTTATTAAATACCCAAGGATCAGAAACAACTGCAAATGACGCAGCGATTCAAATGATATTTACCGGAGAAAATCCTTTGTTGATCATATTATTGCTTGGAATTTCAGCACCAATTATGGAAGAAATTGTTTTTAGAGGCGGAATCATTGGCTATTGGCTAGAAAAAATTCCAGTAGTTGCTATTGCGATTAGTTCGATTGCATTTGGTTTGGTTCACGGACCGACAAACCTAATTAGCTTTTTGATTTATGGATTGATGGGCTTGATCATGTCGGTGGCTTATTACAAAACGCAACGGTTAGAAGTCAGTATAGCCATTCACTTTTTAAATAATATTTTAGCAGCGATTGTGATAGCACTTGGGATGGTTTAG
- the celB gene encoding PTS cellobiose transporter subunit IIC, whose amino-acid sequence MNTFLEKLQAKIGPVAYKLDSNRYLSAIKNGFFVAMPLLIIGSMFLLVTQLPIKPYIQFMESVLGKDWMSLFLQVNNMTMNAMTLFVILGIASEMAKYYSVDRGSTQAIALVGFLILTPITATENGSFLPLSNFGASGLFVGMITAILAAEIFRWVVQKGWTIKMPESVPSNVAKSFSALIPGFFVVIIFNLIRIGFTFTSYETAQNFIFEVLQTPLLALGSSLPATLIILLFEALLWSFGIHGSNIVGAVMQPIWIALTVENAQAFAAGEPLPNIVNYQFYSNFVKLGGSSATIGLAIACLFFAKSVQFKTLGKLSFAPAIFNINEPLVFGIPIVLNPMMLIPFVIAPLLMCILAYTAMATGIVPLTNGVNLPWTMPPVIAGLMVSGWRGAVLQIVQILLSFGLYYPFFKMEDLKAYKVEMEGVATSDKTLEIEITEGV is encoded by the coding sequence ATGAATACTTTCTTAGAAAAACTACAAGCTAAAATTGGACCGGTCGCTTATAAACTTGATTCAAATCGTTATCTTTCTGCCATCAAAAACGGTTTTTTTGTGGCCATGCCATTATTAATTATTGGTTCGATGTTCTTACTTGTTACACAATTGCCAATAAAGCCCTATATTCAGTTTATGGAGTCCGTTTTAGGTAAAGATTGGATGTCTTTGTTTCTTCAAGTCAACAACATGACGATGAATGCGATGACCTTATTTGTTATTTTGGGTATTGCGAGTGAAATGGCAAAATACTACTCTGTTGATAGAGGTTCAACTCAAGCAATTGCTCTTGTTGGTTTTCTGATCTTAACACCGATCACAGCAACCGAAAACGGTTCTTTTTTACCCTTAAGTAACTTCGGGGCATCTGGTCTATTTGTCGGTATGATCACAGCAATCTTAGCGGCTGAAATTTTCCGTTGGGTCGTTCAAAAGGGCTGGACGATCAAGATGCCGGAGTCTGTTCCCTCAAATGTGGCAAAATCGTTTTCTGCATTGATTCCGGGATTTTTTGTCGTAATTATATTTAATCTGATACGAATTGGTTTTACGTTTACATCATATGAAACGGCTCAAAATTTTATTTTTGAAGTTTTGCAAACGCCACTCTTGGCATTAGGCAGTTCACTTCCAGCAACGTTGATTATTTTATTGTTTGAAGCATTACTATGGTCATTTGGTATCCACGGTTCGAATATTGTTGGTGCTGTAATGCAGCCAATTTGGATCGCGCTGACTGTAGAAAATGCGCAAGCCTTTGCTGCTGGTGAACCATTACCAAATATTGTCAATTATCAGTTTTATAGTAATTTTGTCAAACTTGGTGGCTCCAGTGCAACGATTGGATTGGCCATCGCTTGTCTCTTCTTTGCAAAGTCAGTTCAGTTCAAAACTTTAGGAAAATTGTCATTTGCGCCAGCAATATTTAATATTAATGAGCCTTTGGTTTTCGGGATCCCGATCGTGCTAAATCCAATGATGCTAATTCCCTTTGTGATTGCACCACTGTTGATGTGTATCCTTGCGTATACAGCCATGGCCACTGGAATTGTCCCATTGACCAATGGGGTTAATCTACCATGGACCATGCCACCTGTGATTGCAGGATTGATGGTTAGCGGCTGGCGGGGAGCTGTTTTGCAAATCGTTCAAATTTTGTTGAGTTTTGGATTGTATTACCCGTTCTTTAAAATGGAAGATTTAAAAGCTTATAAGGTTGAGATGGAAGGAGTAGCAACTAGTGATAAGACATTAGAAATTGAAATTACGGAAGGGGTTTAA
- a CDS encoding TraX family protein, which translates to MNKKLDAFHLKVIAIVAMLLNHIGSGFRVYEYSDQLFFFTEFIGKLTFPIMAYLLVEGFHYTRNIKKYAARLGLFWLISIYPFHVLFYPGYPFALTELVNNIFFTLLMGLLLITLYDRTKNIAIHVLLVIIFSLATIMSDWNLIGVLIIFGFYRIQDVKLKKIIPPIYATGFLFLLMLIVYMIAPSSVPWYELLSGLGILMTIPLLLNYNGQRGYSPNWVKWGFYLFYPVHMILLILIRGIL; encoded by the coding sequence ATGAATAAAAAATTAGATGCATTTCACTTAAAAGTGATTGCGATTGTTGCTATGTTACTTAATCATATTGGAAGTGGTTTTAGGGTTTATGAGTATTCAGACCAACTATTTTTCTTTACAGAATTTATTGGAAAGCTGACGTTTCCTATCATGGCCTATTTACTCGTCGAAGGGTTTCATTATACGAGAAATATAAAAAAATATGCCGCACGCTTAGGCTTATTTTGGCTTATTTCAATCTATCCATTCCACGTCTTATTTTATCCAGGTTACCCTTTTGCTTTGACAGAATTAGTCAATAATATTTTCTTTACACTTTTAATGGGACTTCTATTGATTACTTTATACGATCGAACCAAAAATATAGCTATTCACGTCTTATTGGTGATCATCTTTTCACTTGCAACGATCATGTCTGACTGGAATTTAATTGGCGTTTTGATTATTTTTGGATTTTATCGTATTCAAGATGTTAAATTAAAGAAAATCATCCCGCCTATTTATGCTACAGGCTTCTTATTTTTATTGATGTTGATCGTTTACATGATTGCACCAAGCTCCGTTCCTTGGTATGAATTACTTTCAGGTCTTGGTATTCTGATGACTATTCCATTGCTTTTAAATTATAATGGACAACGTGGTTACTCTCCAAATTGGGTCAAATGGGGGTTCTATTTATTTTATCCAGTACACATGATCCTGCTTATCTTAATACGCGGAATCTTGTAA
- the psiE gene encoding phosphate-starvation-inducible protein PsiE encodes MKEEQRFGIMKKYVNWVLDIVLGVLALLILIFMIRQLIDIGTFINKPMTPKNLSIVMQEVVAFFMLFEFIMMVIRYIQEGHHIPIRYLILICITAILRQLMVLHGDAVQTLLLSVSILSLVIVLFVLNLSGNKSYVGFKSHADDRQEIK; translated from the coding sequence ATGAAAGAAGAACAAAGATTCGGCATCATGAAAAAATATGTTAATTGGGTGTTAGATATTGTTTTGGGCGTACTAGCACTACTTATTTTAATTTTTATGATACGTCAATTGATTGATATCGGTACGTTTATCAATAAACCGATGACGCCTAAAAACTTATCGATCGTCATGCAGGAAGTTGTAGCATTTTTCATGTTATTTGAGTTTATTATGATGGTGATCCGCTATATTCAAGAAGGGCATCATATTCCAATCCGGTATTTGATCCTGATTTGTATTACAGCTATTTTAAGACAATTGATGGTATTACACGGTGATGCTGTACAGACGCTATTATTATCAGTATCGATTTTATCACTGGTTATTGTGTTATTTGTGCTTAATTTAAGTGGTAACAAATCTTATGTTGGATTTAAATCCCATGCAGATGATAGACAGGAAATAAAATAA
- a CDS encoding YeiH family protein — protein sequence MNILVKNNNVTRTYLTKTMVILPGLLTAFVVAVISKIIAIWLPTLGAATIAILLGILLGNTFLKNPVLEKGTKIAEGKLLEFSVVLLGATVTFQTIAQIGIKGGIFVLLQMALTIIASYFLGKKMQFSDNMSLLMAGGNAVCGSSAIASIAPAIHAKEEEKGQIITLVNLLGTILMLLLPIIGSIVYGTDILTKSALIGGILQSVGQVVASASMINGEVVELAMLFKIMRIMMLVVVVYLFGRFKQQRSPITTTTEIAPKKKSSALPWYVVGFVLFCVINSLIHLPVELSQTAHFFSGWFEITALAAIGLRLDFQKFFKEGKRFLIYGLSVGVIQVVLAIALIFLLGI from the coding sequence ATGAATATTTTAGTGAAAAATAATAATGTTACAAGAACTTATCTAACAAAAACAATGGTCATTTTACCTGGATTGCTCACCGCTTTTGTGGTCGCCGTTATTAGCAAAATCATTGCGATTTGGCTACCGACTTTAGGTGCAGCAACGATTGCGATCTTGCTGGGTATCTTACTTGGAAATACTTTTTTAAAAAATCCAGTATTGGAAAAAGGGACGAAAATTGCTGAAGGCAAGCTATTAGAATTCTCAGTTGTTTTATTAGGTGCCACAGTGACGTTTCAGACCATCGCACAAATCGGGATCAAAGGAGGTATTTTTGTCCTTTTACAAATGGCTTTAACGATCATTGCTTCTTATTTTCTTGGTAAAAAAATGCAGTTTTCAGATAACATGTCCTTATTGATGGCTGGTGGAAATGCAGTTTGTGGTTCTTCAGCAATTGCATCGATTGCACCTGCGATTCATGCAAAAGAAGAAGAAAAAGGACAGATCATTACCCTAGTCAATTTACTAGGAACTATTTTAATGCTACTGTTACCAATTATCGGCTCCATTGTCTACGGGACTGACATTCTGACAAAAAGCGCGTTGATCGGTGGGATTCTACAATCAGTTGGACAAGTCGTTGCAAGTGCCAGTATGATCAACGGAGAAGTGGTAGAGCTTGCTATGTTGTTCAAAATCATGCGGATCATGATGCTTGTAGTCGTTGTTTACCTTTTTGGTCGATTTAAGCAGCAAAGATCACCGATTACTACAACTACAGAAATAGCACCTAAGAAAAAAAGCTCCGCCTTACCTTGGTATGTTGTGGGATTCGTACTATTTTGTGTGATCAATAGTTTGATTCATTTGCCTGTAGAATTAAGCCAAACAGCCCATTTCTTTAGCGGTTGGTTTGAAATCACAGCGTTAGCTGCAATTGGTCTACGTTTAGATTTTCAAAAATTCTTCAAAGAAGGAAAACGTTTTTTGATTTACGGTCTATCAGTTGGTGTTATTCAAGTGGTTTTAGCAATTGCACTGATCTTTTTATTAGGAATTTAA
- a CDS encoding LysR family transcriptional regulator: MFKLLKTFRAVYETKNFSKAAERLFISQPAVSNQIKLLEEELDIQLFVRNGRQEIITTKQADILYNHLLNLSDDWEDVVQALRVQTNPRETCRIIASNTFAVYYLPELINQLIQRFPEVSFILDMDNSERVLDGIEKHQAHFGFIEKPLITDLIIRQEILADELVHAGDFSKDLWLVREENSGVFHYTDRYFLAHNLNPQKMIIKNNEMIVRCLEQGIGQSIISKRALTKNLNWRSLGQEYKRNFYFIKRQHIESSQLREIECFIHQYYQEN, from the coding sequence ATGTTTAAATTACTGAAAACATTTCGTGCTGTTTATGAAACAAAAAATTTTTCAAAAGCTGCAGAACGTTTATTTATTTCACAACCAGCTGTTTCGAATCAAATCAAATTATTGGAAGAAGAGCTTGATATTCAGCTGTTTGTACGAAATGGTCGGCAAGAAATCATTACGACCAAACAAGCGGATATTTTATACAATCATTTGCTTAATTTGTCTGACGATTGGGAAGACGTTGTGCAAGCCTTACGAGTGCAAACAAATCCTAGAGAAACTTGTAGGATCATTGCTTCAAATACATTTGCAGTTTATTATCTACCAGAATTGATCAATCAATTGATCCAGCGCTTTCCAGAAGTCTCATTTATTTTGGATATGGATAATTCTGAGCGTGTACTAGATGGAATAGAGAAGCACCAAGCCCATTTTGGTTTTATTGAAAAACCTCTAATCACCGATTTAATCATTCGTCAAGAGATTTTGGCTGATGAATTAGTGCATGCTGGTGATTTTTCAAAAGATTTATGGCTAGTTCGAGAGGAAAATTCTGGAGTATTTCATTATACTGATCGCTACTTTTTGGCACATAACTTAAATCCTCAAAAAATGATCATCAAAAATAATGAAATGATTGTTAGATGTTTAGAGCAGGGGATCGGCCAGTCAATTATTTCCAAACGAGCGTTGACCAAAAACTTGAACTGGCGCTCACTAGGGCAAGAATATAAGAGGAATTTTTACTTTATTAAAAGACAACATATTGAATCTAGTCAGTTACGTGAAATCGAGTGTTTTATTCATCAATACTATCAGGAAAATTAG